In Falsirhodobacter halotolerans, the DNA window GCCTCCGCCTGCGCGCGGCAGGAGGCCAGGTCGGGGAAGGAGGTCACGTCCGACTGCTCTTCCCGGCAGGCGGACAGGGCGAAGGCCGCGCCCATCAGGGTCAGTGCGACGGTGCGGGAACGTTTGCTCATGCTTTCAGCCTCGGATCAGATGCGGTTTGAAGCGCGACAGGTCTTGGGTGATCTTGGCACGATCCTCGCGGATACCCAACCCCACACAGGTTTCGCCCACGATCCACGCGCCCAGGATCGGGTGGAACCCGTCGAACATCGGCAGGGGGGCATAGGCCTGCACGATCTTTGGGTGATCGTCATAGGCGCGGTCCTTGGCCATTTCCAGCGGTTGCCCGCCCGCGATGATGTCCACGCTGGCCCCTTCGCGCGAAAAGACCGGTTTGATGACGTGGCTCCGCATCGCATCGCGCGCCCGATCGAAGATCGCGGGGCCACCGGTCCCGTCGCGCAAGGCCCCCGCCACATCGTCCAGGTGGAAGGCGGGCAGCAGGTTGGGATGGCCTTCGAACATTTCCCACAGGACGGGCAGGATCGCCTTGTTCGACACCAGCGCCTTCCATGGTGGTTCAAGAAAGCGGCAGCCCGAAGTGGCCATCGCCGCCCCGAAATCGTCCAGAAACGCATCTTCCCACGGATAGAGCTTGAACAGCGTGCCGATCACCCGATCTTCGGCATCGGTGAACTGGCCCTGATCCGAAAGGCCGATCTTGCCCAGGTCGGTGTAATGCGCGCCCATGCCGCCTTCGCGCGCGGCCCAGGCCATCGCCTCCACCGTGGCGAAATCCTCGGCCACGCCTTCGGCGGCGGCGAAATGGATGTCGGTATCGGCGGGGAAGATGTCCGCAAACCGTTCGGCCAGCGCCTCATGGATGCGGTTGAACTGGTCGTCGCCTTGGTGCAGTGCGCCGCGTTCGACCTGCTGTTCCAGCCATTCCCATTGCAGCGAGGCGGATTCGTAAAGCGAGGTCGGCGTGTCGGCGTTGTATTCCAGCAGTTTCGCGGGGCCTGTGCCGTCATAGACCAGATCCATCCGGCCATAGAGTTCGGGGTGGAACGCCTTCCAACTTGACGCCACGAAATCCCAGCGGGCGCGGGGGATGGCCATGCGCTCCATCTTGCCCTCATCGGCCAGAATGGCGTCCACCGCCTCGCGGCACATGGCATGAAGTTCGGTCGCGGGGGCCTCGATCCCGGTCTCGATCTCCTCCAGCGTGAAGCGATAGGCCGAGGTTTCGTCCCAATAGGGTTCGCCATGCATGTCGGCGAAGGTGAAGCCATGGGCGCGGGCGGTTTCGGGCCAATCGGCGCGTTCGGGAAGGGCGATCTTTTCCATGCCCTCCATGGGCCGGAAATGCCGCCCGCCGTCAAGCGCCGCATTCGTCACGAAACCGTCGTCATTTCGTCGCACCCCCGACATGGAACGGGCGCACACCCCGCGCAAGCCATATGGGGATCCTACATGAACCGCCTGCTTCTCACGTCCGTCCTTGCGCTGGTCGCCGCACATCCGGCGCTGGCGGACACGACGTTCAACCGCATCGCCAGCTTTGCCACGCCGGACAACATGGCGATGGGCGAAGACCGCGCACGCGAAACCTCGGCCGAGATCATCTCGGTGTCCGAGGACGGCATGACGCTTGTCTATTCCGACAGCCCGCTGGGGGTCTTGGGCTTTGTGGACATCACCGATCCCGCCGCGCCCAAACCCTTGGGCAATGTGGCGATGGAGGGCGAGCCGACCACCGCCGTCATCATCGGCGACCGCGTCTTCGTGGGCGTGGACACGACCACGGATCTGGACATGCCGTCGGGCGCGCTGCGGATGCTGGATTTGAACACGGAGGAGGTTCTGGAAAGCTGCGATCTGGGCGGCCAACCCGATTCCGTGGCAAAGGCCAAGGATGGCAGCTTCCTTGCCGTCGCGATCGAAAACCAGCGTGACGAGGACGAGAATGACGGCGCCCTGCCGCAGATGCCCGCAGGTTTCGTCGTCAAGCTGCCGGTCGTGGACGGCACCATCGATTGCGCGGCAGTGCAGACCATCGACGTGACGGGTCTGGCCGACATCCATCCCGAAGACCCCGAACCGGAATATGTCGACGTGAACGACGCGGGCGAGATCGTGGTCACGTTGCAGGAAAACAACCACGTCATCATCATCGGGGCGGACGGTCGGGTCGCCTCGCATTTCAGTGCGGGCACGGTCGATCTGGACGGCATCGACGCGCAGGACGACAAGGCGCTGAACTTCACCGACAGCCTGACCGACGTGCCGCGCGAACCCGATGGCGTGAAGTGGCTGGGCACCGATCACATCGTCACCGCGAACGAGGGCGACTGGAAGGGCGGCAGCCGTGGCTGGACCATCTTCGATCGCGACGGGGGTGTGGTGTACGATTCCGGCAACAGCTTTGAACTGGCCGTCGCCGCCATCGGCCATTA includes these proteins:
- a CDS encoding glutathionylspermidine synthase family protein gives rise to the protein MEKIALPERADWPETARAHGFTFADMHGEPYWDETSAYRFTLEEIETGIEAPATELHAMCREAVDAILADEGKMERMAIPRARWDFVASSWKAFHPELYGRMDLVYDGTGPAKLLEYNADTPTSLYESASLQWEWLEQQVERGALHQGDDQFNRIHEALAERFADIFPADTDIHFAAAEGVAEDFATVEAMAWAAREGGMGAHYTDLGKIGLSDQGQFTDAEDRVIGTLFKLYPWEDAFLDDFGAAMATSGCRFLEPPWKALVSNKAILPVLWEMFEGHPNLLPAFHLDDVAGALRDGTGGPAIFDRARDAMRSHVIKPVFSREGASVDIIAGGQPLEMAKDRAYDDHPKIVQAYAPLPMFDGFHPILGAWIVGETCVGLGIREDRAKITQDLSRFKPHLIRG